The Humulus lupulus chromosome 3, drHumLupu1.1, whole genome shotgun sequence genome window below encodes:
- the LOC133823667 gene encoding uncharacterized protein LOC133823667 produces MAKFELEKFDGTNDFSLWRESLKGILIHQKVVKILGDQKLLADKKLEEIFEMEEMACLANIEHKVDEESQVIILLRSLPMAYQEVKAAINWRKNPRRMKLTLFVKDQQREALQEAIHHFNRVLNQEERIQEHVTTVERQDISGDFAISVAETKGDCSSEGELFSISEKSDIKEWILDSGCTYHMYPNLDLFFYYKETDGGKVLMGNDVSCKEIEMHLWHQRMGHISEQGLRELHKQGSIDKLKTCALPFCEACVFGKQHKIKFTTAKHNTKGVLEYIHSDLWGPSKIPTHSAYAHQSNEKLGTRSVEGIFLGYHIGTKGYRLCVNQNGKPKIIISINVIFKEHDFPHLKTKIGSVSNDAGGTSERNMAEFEVKLRNFEGNTQAAADMNDQNEFETELDATEQQPDLSGYQLARYRERRAIQPPTRYVEADLVAYALASVQQIDTPEPNIVEEALSRKNKVEWSQAMKEEMDSLSKNRTWDLVAKPKGQKMISCKWIFKVKEAQQNLEVEQLDVKTAFLNDAHYGEEQDSDKGIKDKLKEEFEMKELSQDQKILGIEVTRNRKDGILNLKQASYNHRVLQRFNLQDSKSVSVPLGGKFVLSKDQSPKTIEETKEMAKVPYAMALGCLMYIMVSTRPDIVHALRILSRFMFNPGLEHWNALKWLLRYLKGTTEMGLRYK; encoded by the exons ATGGCCAAGTTCGAGCTTGAGAAATTTGATGGTACAAATGATTTCTCATTGTGGAGAGAAAGTCTTAAAGGAATTTTGATACACCAGAAAGTAGTCAAGATTCTTGGAGATCAGAAGTTGCTGGCTGATAAGAAACTTGAAGAAATATTTGAGATGGAAGAAATGGCCT GTTTGGCAAATATCGAGCACAAGGTGGATGAGGAAAGCCAAGTAATAATCTTGTTGCGCTCATTACCAATGGCATACCAAGAAGTGAAAGCTGCAATAAA TTGGAGAAAGAATCCAAGAAGGATGAAGCTTACTTTGTTCGTGAAAGATCAACAAAGAGAAGCTCTTCAAGAAGCCATACACCATTTCAATCGCGTTCTAAATCAAGAGGAAAGGATTCAAGAACATGTTACCACTGTAGAAAGGCAGGACATATCAGGAGATTTTGCAATCT CTGTGGCAGAAACCAAAGGTGACTGCTCATCAGAAGGAGAACTTTTCTCAATATCTGAGAAATCAGATATCAAAGAGTGGATCCTTGATTCAGGATGCACTTACCATATGTATCCTAACttagatttatttttttattataaagaaACTGATGGTGGTAAAGTACTAATGGGGAATGATGTTTCTTGCAAG GAAATTGAGATGCATCTATGGCACCAACGGATGGGACATATCAGTGAGCAGGGGCTGAGAGAGCTTCACAAACAAGGAAGCATAGACAAGTTGAAGACCTGTGCATTACCTTTCTGTGAAGCATGTGTATTTGGAAAGCAACATAAAATTAAATTCACTACAGCAAAGCACAATACCAAAGGAGTCTTGGAGTACATTCACTCGGATTTATGGGGGCCTAGCAAAATACCAACACACTCAG CATATGCACACCAATCCAATGAGAAACTAGGCACTAGATCTGTCGAGGGAATTTTTCTTGGTTACCATATAGGAACTAAAGGTTATAGACTTTGTGTTAATCAAAATGGTAagcctaaaattataatttcaataaATGTTATCTTTAAAGAGCATGATTTTCCTCACTTGAAAACCAAGATTGGTAGTGTTTCAAATGATGCAGGTGGAACAAGTGAAAGGAACATGGCTGAGTTTGAAGTTAAGCTGAGAAACTTTGAAGGAAATACTCAAGCTGCTGCTGATATGAATGACCAAAATGAATTTGAAACTGAGCTAGATGCAACAGAACAACAACCTGATCTATCTGGGTATCAACTGGCAAGATATCGAGAGAGAAGAGCTATACAACCTCCAACAAGATATGTTGAAGCTGACTTGGTGGCTTATGCACTTGCATCAGTGCAGCAAATTGACACACCAGAACCCAACATTGTTGAAGAGGCTCTTTCAAGGAAGAACAAGGTTGAATGGAGTCAAGCAAtgaaggaagaaatggattcattGAGCAaaaacagaacatgggatttagTTGCAAAACCAAAAGGTCAGAAAATGATTTCatgtaaatggattttcaaggtGAAGGAAG CACAACAAAATTTAGAAGTAGAACAGCTTGATGTCAAAACTGCCTTCTTAAATG ATGCTCATTATGGGGAAGAACAAGATAGTGATAAAGGCATCAAAGACAAGTTGAAAGaagaatttgaaatgaaggagCTCAGTCAAGACCAAAAAATACTTGGGATAGAAGTGACAAGGaatagaaaagatgggattctgAATCTTAAACAAGCAAGTTATAATCATAGGGTACTTCAGAGATTCAACTTGCAGGATTCAAAGAGTGTTTCAGTACCTCTAGGAGGAAAATTTGTACTTTCAAAAGATCAAAGTCCAAAGACTATCGAAGAGACAAAGGAAATGGCAAAAGTCCCTTATGCTATGGCACTAGGGTGTTTAATGTACATCATGGTCAGCACTAGACCAGACATAGTACATGCTCTAAGAATTCTTAGCAGGTTTATGTTCAATCCCGGATTAGAGCATTGGAATGCTCTTAAGTGGCTACTTAGATATCTAAAGGGAACTACTGAGATGGGACTGAGATACAAGTAG